The Streptomyces sp. NBC_00483 genome contains the following window.
CTGGGCTGCGATGCGGTGCAGGGGTGGCTGGTCGCCGCCGCGATGCCGCCCGACGAGACGACGGCGTGGCTCCGCGCGCGGGGCGATCGGGGCTGGCAACGGTTGCCCGCGGCGCTCCCGGCGGCCCCCGGCGACGAGTGCGGGCCTCTCGCCTGACGGTGCGCCCCAGTCACGGGTGGCCCACGCCACCGGCGGTGCGGGCCACCCGTGGCTGGGGTTTGCGCAGTTCCCCGCGCCCCCAAGATGCCCACCCGTAGGAGGCAGCGGCGCAGCCGCATGCCGTAAGGGGCGCGGGGAACTGCGCGCCCAGCCACGTCATACGTGCACCGGGGTGCGGCCCCACCCCGGCCCCGCAGGCCGGTCACCGGCCCGGAGGACCCGCACCGGGGCGCGGCCCCACCCCCCCCCCGCAGGCCGGTCACCGGCCCCGAGGACCCGCACCGGCATGCCGCCCCACCCCGCCCCCGCAAACCCGTTCCTCGGCACGGCTCCGCGCCCCATAGGATTGGGGCCAAACCGAGAACACGCACCCCGTGAGGATCCGCATGCCTGGCATCACGCGCGAGGAGGTCGCCCACCTCGCCCGGCTGGCGCGTCTGGAGCTGAAGCCCGAAGAGCTCGACCACTTCGCAGGCCAGCTCGACGACATCATCGGCGCGGTCGCCCGCGTCAGCGAAGTCGCCGACCAAGACGTACCGCCGACTTCGCACCCGCTGCCGCTGACGAACGTCATGCGCAAGGACGAGGTCCGTCCGTCGCTCACCCCCGAGCAGGCGCTCTCCGGCGCCCCGGCCCAGGAGCAGCAGCGTTTCAAGGTGCCGCAGATCCTGGGGGAGGACTAAACAGTCATGACGGACATCAACGTCAACATCATCAAGCTGACCGCCGCCGAGATCGCGGCGAAGATCGCTTCCGGCGAGCTCACCGCCGTCGAGGTCACCGAGGCCCACCTGGCCCGGATCGAGGCCGTCGACGAGAAGGTGAACGCCTTCCTGCACGTCGACCGTGACGGCGCCCTGAAGCAGGCCGCCGCCGTCGACGAGAAGCGGGCCAAGGGCGAGAAGCTCGGCCCGCTGGCCGGCGTCCCGCTCGCGCTGAAGGACATCTTCACCACGGAGGGGATCCCGACCACGGTCGGTTCGAAGATCCTCGAAGGGTGGATCCCGCCGTACGACGCGACGCTGGTCAAGAACCTGAAGGCCGCCGACGTCGTCATCCTCGGCAAGACCAACATGGACGAGTTCGCCATGGGGTCCAGCACCGAGAACAGCGCGTACGGGCCCACCGGCAACCCGTGGGACCTCACCCGGATCCCGGGCGGCTCCGGCGGCGGTTCCTCCGCCTCCCTCGCCGCGTACGAGGCCCCACTCGCCATCGGCACGGACACCGGCGGCTCGATCCGCCAGCCCGCGGCCGTCACCGGCACCGTCGGCGTCAAGCCGACCTACGGCGGCGTCTCCCGCTTCGGCATGGTCGCGTTCAGCTCCAGCCTCGACCAGGGTGGGCCCTGCGCCCGCACCGTCCTCGACGCCGCGCTCCTGCACGAGGCCATCGCCGGCCACGACCCGCTCGACTCCACGTCCATCGACGCCCCGGTCCCGGCGGTCGTCGAGGCCGCGAAGAACGGCAGCGTCCAGGGCATGCGCGTGGGCGTCGTCAAGCAGTTCCGCGGCGAGGGTTACCAGGCCGGTGTCGTGCAGCGCTTCGACGAGTCCGTCGAGCTGCTGAAGTCGCTGGGCGCCGAGATCGTCGAGCTGGACTGCCCGTCGTTCGACCTGGCCCTGTCGGCGTACTACCTGATCGCGCCGTCCGAGTGCTCCTCGAACCTCGCCCGGTTCGACGCCATGCGCTACGGCCTGCGCGTCGGCGACGACGGTTCGCACTCCGCCGAGGAGGTCACCGCGCTCACCCGCGAGGCCGGCTTCGGCGACGAGGTCAAGCGCCGCATCATCCTGGGCACGTACGCGCTGAGCTCCGGCTATTACGACGCGTACTACGGCAGCGCCCAGAAGGTGCGCACGCTCATCACCCAGGAGTTCGAGGCCGCGTTCGAGAGCGTGGACGTCATCGTCTCCCCGACGACGCCGACCACCGCCTTCCCGATCGGCGAGCGCGCCGACGACCCGATGGCGATGTATCTCGCGGACCTGTGCACGATTCCGACCAACCTGGCGGGGAACTCGGCGATGTCGCTGCCCTGCGGCCTGGCCCCCGAGGACGGGCTGCCGGTCGGCCTGCAGATCATCGCCCCCGCGATGAAGGACGACCGCCTGTACAAGGTGGGATCCGCCGTAGAGGCCGCTTTCGTGGAAAAGTGGGGACACCCGCTGCTTGAGGAGGCTCCGTCGCTGTGAGTGCCATGGCAAAGAAGGCCAAGAACTTCAAGAAGTCCAAGACCGGCGTCTATGTCTCGCTGGCCAGCACTGCCTTCGGGGCGCTCAGCGTCGCGAAGCAGGCGAAGATGGCCCGCAACGACAACGACACCCTGCGGCTGGTCGACGCCGCCGTGTCCGCCGCCGCCATCGTCACCGGCATGGCAATCCTCTACCGGGAGCTCAAGCGCCTGGGCGACGACGACGTCCTGCTGGGCTGAGAGGGAAGTTTCAGAAATCGTGACTGCCACGACCACTTCCGAGCTGATGGGGTACGAGGACGCGCTCGCGTCGTACGACCCGGTCATGGGCCTTGAGGTCCACGTCGAGCTCGGCACGAAGACCAAGATGTTCTGCGGCTGCTCCACCGAGCTGAAGCAGGACGCCAACAGCCAGACCTGCCCGACCTGCCTCGGCCTGCCCGGCGCGCTGCCGGTCGTGAACGAGATCGGCATCGAGTCGGCCATCAAGATCGGCCTCGCGCTCAACTGCTCGATCGCCGAGTGGTGCCGCTTCGCCCGGAAGAACTACTTCTATCCGGACATGCCGAAGAACTTCCAGACCTCCCAGTACGACGAGCCGATCGCCTTCGACGGTTACCTCGACGTACAGCTGGAGGACGGCGAGGTCTTCCGCGTGGAGATCGAGCGCGCCCACATGGAGGAGGACACCGGCAAGTCGACGCACGTCGGCGGTGCCACGGGTCGTATCCAGGGCGCCTCGCACTCGCTGCTCGACTACAACCGCGCGGGCATCCCGCTCATCGAGATCGTCACCAAGCCCATCGAGGGCGCGGGCGAGCGGGCCCCCGAGGTCGCGAAGGCGTACGTCGCCGAGCTGCGCGAGGTCATCAAGGCGCTCGACGTGTCCGAGGCCCGGATGGACAAGGGCCAGATGCGCTGCGACGTGAACCTCTCCCTGCGGCCGCACGGCCGCGAGGAGTTCGGCACGCGCTCCGAGACGAAGAACGTGAACTCGCTGCGTTCCGTCGAGCGCGCCGCGCGGTACGAGATCATGCGGCACGCCGCGGTGCTGTCCTCCGGCGGATCGATCGTGCAGGAGACCCGTCACTTCCACGAGGAGGACGGCTCCACCACGTCGGGCCGCATCAAGGACAACGCCGAGGACTACCGGTACTTCCCGGAGCCCGACCTGGTGCCCGTCGCCCCGTCCCGCGAGTGGGTCGAGGCGCTGCGCGCCGAGCTCCCGGAGATGCCGCTCACGCAGCGCAACCGGCTGATCGAGGAGTGGGCCGTCAGCGCCCACGACATGCAGTCGATCCGCAACGCCGGTGCCATCGGCCCGATCGTCGCGACGATCAACGCCGGTGCCGACTCGGCGTCCGCCCGCAAGTGGTGGATGGGTGAGCTGGCCCGTTCCGCGAACGACCAGGGCGTCGAGCTGGGCGCGCTGCCGATCACTCCGGAGCAGGTGGCCCGCGTGTCCGAGCTGGTCGCCGCGGGTGACCTCAACGACAAGCTGGCCCGCCAGGTCATCGACGGCGTCCTCAAGGGCGAGGGCACGCCGGACGAGGTCGTCGAGAAGCGCGGCCTGAAGGTCGTCTCGGACGAGGGTGCGCTCACCACTGCCGTGGAGGAGGCGATCGCGGGCAACGCGGCGATCGCCGACAAGATCCGTGGTGGCAAGGTGGCGGCCGTCGGTGCGCTCGTGGGCGCCGTCATGAAGGCGACCCGGGGTCAGGCCGACGCGGCCCGCGTCAAGGAACTGATCCTGGAGAAGTTGGGCGTCAGCGAGGGCTGACAGCGCCTGGGCGGCGGTGCATCGGGTTGCCGGTGGGCCGCCGCCTCTTCGTGTCCGACGTCGCGGGGCTCCGCCCCGGACCCCGCTGCTCAAACGCCGCAGGGGCTTAAATTGCTCGTCTCCCTCGCCCTTCTCGCTGTCACGCTCGTTTTCGCGGTCCTGCGTCCCCGTAAGTGGCCGGAGGCCGTTGTTGCTGTGCCTGCGGCGGGGGTGGCCGTGGTTGCGGGGGAAGTGACGCCCGCCCACGCCTGGGCCGAGGTCCAGGAGCTGCTTCCGGTCGTCGGGTTTCTTGCCGGGATTCTGCTGCTGGCCCAACTGTGCGCCGACGAAGGCCTGTTCAGGGCGGCCGGTGACCTGGTCGCCCGGGCCTGTCACGGCAGCCCGAAGCGCATGCTCGGCGGGGTCTTCGCGGTGGCCGCCGGGATCACCGCCGTACTGAGCCTCGACGCCACCGTCGTCCTGCTCACCCCGGTCGTCTTCGCGACCGCGGCCCGGATCGGCGCACGCCCGCGCCCGCACGTCTACGCGAGCGCCCACCTCGCCAACTCGGCGTCCCTGCTGCTGCCCGTGTCGAACCTGACGAACCTGCTGGCCTTCGCGGCGAGCGGGCTCACGTTCACGCACTTCGCCGGGCTCATGGCGCTCCCGTGGCTGGTGGCGATCGGCATCGAGTACGTGGTGTTCCGCCGCTACTTCGCGCGCGACCTGGCCGCGCCCGCGCACGACCCCGACCCCGAAGAGCCGCCCGGCGTCCCGCTGTTCACCCTCACGGTGCTCGTGCTCACGCTCGCCGGATTCGTCGTCACGTCCTTCGCGGGCATCGAGCCGCTGTGGGCCGCTTTCGCGGGGGCCGCCGTTCTCGGGGCCCGGGCCCTCGCCCGCCGCCACAGCACCCCGGTGGAACTGCTCAAGGCGGCCAACCTGCCGTTCTGCCTCTTCGTTCTCGCGCTCGGTGTCGTGGTCAAGGCCGTGGTCGACAACGGGCTCGGGGACGCGATCGCCCGCGTTCTGCCGGACGGTTCGTCCCTGCCCGCGCTGCTCGCGATCGCCGGGGTCGCGGCACTCCTCTCCAACGTCATCAACAACCTGCCGGCGATCCTCGCCCTGCTCCCGGTCGTCGCCCCGATGGGCCCGGGACCGGTGCTCGCCGCCCTGATCGGCGTCAACCTCGGCCCCAACCTCACGTACGTCGGCTCCCTGGCGACCCTCCTGTGGCGGCGCATCGTGCACGACCACGGCACGGAGCCCGAGCTGGGCGAATTCACCCGCCTCGGCCTGCTCACGGTCCCCGCGACGCTGGCGGCGTCGACGGTGGCGCTGTGGGCCGTGCTCTCACTGTGAGTGCGCGCTTTGTTGCGACTGCGCCCCCTTGTGAGTAAGGACACGAAAGAGACAAAGGATCACTTCCGGCTGTAAGAGTGTCTCGTCATTGCTCATGTGTTCTTTGCGGTCGGTACACGCACCAAGCGGATGTTCCCGGACAAAGATCAACGAATGACTCAGGGAGCGCGTCCGTGGCCGCACTTGCCCGCTGGTGTGTCAGTCACCGGCTCGTGGTCGTCCTTCTGTGGTTGACCGCCCTTGTGGGCACGAGCGCCGCCGCGGCCGTCGCGGGATCCGCGTACTCGAACGACTACGAGGCGCCGGGTACGGAGTCGGGACGCGCCACGCAGCTCCTGAACGAGAACTTCTCGGGGCTCGGCGGCGACAGCGACACCGTCGTCTGGCACGTCGAGGGCTCCACCGTGCGCGCCGCCGACGTCGAGAAGACGATGAGCAACACCCTTGACGAGCTCGCCGGGCTCCCGGGCGTCGCGTCCGTCGGATCGCCGTACAAGGCCGGTGGCACGGGCGGGATCAGCGCCGACGGGCACACCGCGTACGCCACGGTCACCTTCGAGAAGCAGGCCGACGACATCCCGAAGGGGCAGGCGCAGGCCGTCGTCGACACCGCGCGGGCCGCCGAGGACGACGGGCCCGACGGGCTGGAGGTGGAGCTCGGCGGCAGCGCCGTCGCGCTCACCGAGTCGACCTCGGCCCATACGTCCGAGATCATCGGCGTCGTCGTCGCGGCCGTCGTGCTCTTCCTCGCCTTCGGCTCGCTCGCCGCGGCCGCGCTGCCCATCGCCACCGCGCTGGTGAGCGTCGGCACCGCGTACGCGGGGATCGTGCTGCTCGGGCACGCCATGACGGTGGCGGACTTCGCGCCGATGCTCGGCATGCTCGTCGGGCTCGGCGTCGGCATCGACTACGCGCTGTTCATCGTGACCCGGCACCGGAAGGGGTTGAAGCGGGGGCTTCCGGTGGCCGAGGCCGCCGAGCGGGCCGTCGCCACCACCGGGCGGGCCGTGGTGTTCGCCGGGGCCACCGTCTGCATCGCGCTGCTCGGCATGCTGATGCTGGGCCTGAGCTTCCTCAACGGCGTCGCCATCGCCGCCTCCGTGACCGTGCTGCTCACCGTCGCCGCGTCCGTGACGCTGCTGCCGGGGCTGCTCTCGTTCATCGGGATGCGGGCCCTGTCGCGGCGCGAGCGGCGGCGGCTCGCCGACCACGGGCCCGAACCCGAGCTGCCGACCGGGCTCGCCGCCCGCTGGGCCGCTTTCGTGGAGCGCCGGCCGAAGCTGCTCGGCGCGCTCGCCGTCGCCGTGATCGCGGTGCTCTCGCTGCCCACCTTCTTCCTCCACCTGGGCACGTCCGACCAGGGCAACGGTCCGGCGAGCAGCACCACCCGGCAGGCGTACGACCTCCTTGCCGACGGTTTCGGGCCCGGTGTGAACGGGCCGCTGACGCTCGTCACCCAGGTCGACGGCGCCAAGGACAAGGCCGCGCTCGCGAAGCTGACGAGCGAGCTGCGGGCCACCGACGGGGTCGCCTCCGTCTCGCGTGTTACGTATAACGCGGACGACAGCGCCGCCCACGTCACCGTCGTGCCGACCTCCTCGCCGCAGTCCGAGCGGACCAGCGAGCTCGTCGACCGGCTGCGCGCCGACGTCGTGCCGGCCGCCGAAGCGGACAGCACCCTCGATGTGCAGGTCGGCGGCGTCACCGCGAGCTACGACGACTTCGCGGAGGTCATCGTCGGCAAGCTGCCCCTGTTCGTCGGGGTCGTGGTCGGCCTCGGGTGCGCGCTGCTCCTGCTCGCCTTCCGGTCCGTCGGGATCCCGCTCAAGGCCGCCGCGATGAACGTCGCCGCCGTGGCCGCGGCCTTCGGGGTCGTCGTCGCGATCTTCCAGTGGGGCTGGGGGAGCGAGCTCCTCGGGCTCGGGCGCTCCGGGCCCATCGAGCCCTTCCTCCCCGTGATCATGGTGTCGGTCCTCTTCGGGCTCTCCATGGACTACCAGGTGTTCCTCGTGAGCCGGATGTACGAGGAGTGGCTGGAGACCGGAGACAACCGGCGGGCCGTCCGGGTCGGGCTCGCCGAGACCAGCCGCGTGATCAACTCCGCCGCCGTGATCATGATCTCGGTGTTCCTGGCGTTCGTGCTCAGCGGGGACCGGGTGATCGCCATGTTCGGCATCGCGCTCGCCGTGGCCGTCGCCGTCGACGCGTTCATCCTCCGTACGCTCCTCGTCCCCGCCCTGATGCACATGCTCGGCGGCGCCAACTGGTGGCTGCCCACGTGGCTCGACCGGCGCCTGCCGCGCCTGAGCATCGAGCCGCCCGAGTGCCGCGCCGCCGCGGGTGCGAGGATCCCGGTGCAGCGCAGGGCCACGAACGGCGCGCTGGACGAGCTGGTGACGGAGGAGACCGATGTACGCGATCCCGCTGGGTGAGGACGGCGCCGCCGAACTGCGGCCCCTGGAGCCCTGGCACGCCGAGGAGTTCCTGGCCCACATGGACCGGGGCCGGGAGTTCATCGGGCAGTTCATTCCGTTCGGCGCCACGGCGACGGATCTCGCCTCCACGCGGGACCTGCTCCAGAAGCACGCCGACGCGACGGCCGCGGGCACGCGCGCGTACCACGGCATCTGGCTGGACGGAACGCTCGTGGGCGGCGTACTGGCGCTGAACTTCGACGCGGAGAACGGCAACTGCGAGGTCGGCTGCTGGCTGGAGCCGTCCGCCGCCGGGCGCGGTCTCATCACGCGCGCGATGCGGCACCTCATCGACTGGGCCGTCGAGGAACGCGGAATCCACCGGGTGGAGTGGGTCGCCGCGTCGGAGAACACCCCGAGTCTGAACGTGGCCCGGCGCCTCGGGTTCACGAAAGAGGGAGTGCTCCGGGAAAGTTTTCCCTGGCGCGGAAAGCGCCATGACAGGGAGGTTTGGTCCGTGCTCGCGCCCGAGTGGCGCAGCGCACGGAGCGGGCACAGGAAACGTTAAGACACTTCTCAGACTCCGTCCGTACGGTGCGCAGCATGACTACGAAGACTGAAGCGCAGCGCGACGCCGAGACGCGGGAGGAGGGCGCGGAGGTCACGACCTCCGAGGCGACCGAGGAGGCCACCGAGGCCGCCGGGAAGACCACGAAGGACGCCGAGGACACCAAGGGTGTCGAGGCCGCCGAGGACCAGGCTGCCGCGGACGACGCGGCCGCCGAGGCCGCCGCCGAGGCCGAGCTCGCGGCCCTCAAGGACCAGGACGAGAAGCCGTCCGGCATCGGCCAGGGCGCGGGCGCGATCGTCTCCGTGGCCCTCGGTGTCGTCGCGCTCAGCGGCAACTGGCTCGGCACGATCGCCTCGGCCCGCGCGCAGCTCAAGGGCCAGCTCACCACCGCGCAGAGCGCGGGCATCGCCAAGCAGATCTCCGCGATGTACGGCGAGGCCTGGCACTCCGCCGCCCTGGTCGGCGGCGCCTTCTCGCTCGTCGCCCTGCTGGTCGCCGCGGCCGTCCTGGCCCGGCCCGCGTTCGGCGCCCCCGGCAAGCCGCAGGCGCCGTGGATCAAGTCGAC
Protein-coding sequences here:
- the gatC gene encoding Asp-tRNA(Asn)/Glu-tRNA(Gln) amidotransferase subunit GatC — protein: MPGITREEVAHLARLARLELKPEELDHFAGQLDDIIGAVARVSEVADQDVPPTSHPLPLTNVMRKDEVRPSLTPEQALSGAPAQEQQRFKVPQILGED
- the gatA gene encoding Asp-tRNA(Asn)/Glu-tRNA(Gln) amidotransferase subunit GatA, producing the protein MTDINVNIIKLTAAEIAAKIASGELTAVEVTEAHLARIEAVDEKVNAFLHVDRDGALKQAAAVDEKRAKGEKLGPLAGVPLALKDIFTTEGIPTTVGSKILEGWIPPYDATLVKNLKAADVVILGKTNMDEFAMGSSTENSAYGPTGNPWDLTRIPGGSGGGSSASLAAYEAPLAIGTDTGGSIRQPAAVTGTVGVKPTYGGVSRFGMVAFSSSLDQGGPCARTVLDAALLHEAIAGHDPLDSTSIDAPVPAVVEAAKNGSVQGMRVGVVKQFRGEGYQAGVVQRFDESVELLKSLGAEIVELDCPSFDLALSAYYLIAPSECSSNLARFDAMRYGLRVGDDGSHSAEEVTALTREAGFGDEVKRRIILGTYALSSGYYDAYYGSAQKVRTLITQEFEAAFESVDVIVSPTTPTTAFPIGERADDPMAMYLADLCTIPTNLAGNSAMSLPCGLAPEDGLPVGLQIIAPAMKDDRLYKVGSAVEAAFVEKWGHPLLEEAPSL
- the gatB gene encoding Asp-tRNA(Asn)/Glu-tRNA(Gln) amidotransferase subunit GatB; translation: MTATTTSELMGYEDALASYDPVMGLEVHVELGTKTKMFCGCSTELKQDANSQTCPTCLGLPGALPVVNEIGIESAIKIGLALNCSIAEWCRFARKNYFYPDMPKNFQTSQYDEPIAFDGYLDVQLEDGEVFRVEIERAHMEEDTGKSTHVGGATGRIQGASHSLLDYNRAGIPLIEIVTKPIEGAGERAPEVAKAYVAELREVIKALDVSEARMDKGQMRCDVNLSLRPHGREEFGTRSETKNVNSLRSVERAARYEIMRHAAVLSSGGSIVQETRHFHEEDGSTTSGRIKDNAEDYRYFPEPDLVPVAPSREWVEALRAELPEMPLTQRNRLIEEWAVSAHDMQSIRNAGAIGPIVATINAGADSASARKWWMGELARSANDQGVELGALPITPEQVARVSELVAAGDLNDKLARQVIDGVLKGEGTPDEVVEKRGLKVVSDEGALTTAVEEAIAGNAAIADKIRGGKVAAVGALVGAVMKATRGQADAARVKELILEKLGVSEG
- a CDS encoding arsenic transporter, whose protein sequence is MLVSLALLAVTLVFAVLRPRKWPEAVVAVPAAGVAVVAGEVTPAHAWAEVQELLPVVGFLAGILLLAQLCADEGLFRAAGDLVARACHGSPKRMLGGVFAVAAGITAVLSLDATVVLLTPVVFATAARIGARPRPHVYASAHLANSASLLLPVSNLTNLLAFAASGLTFTHFAGLMALPWLVAIGIEYVVFRRYFARDLAAPAHDPDPEEPPGVPLFTLTVLVLTLAGFVVTSFAGIEPLWAAFAGAAVLGARALARRHSTPVELLKAANLPFCLFVLALGVVVKAVVDNGLGDAIARVLPDGSSLPALLAIAGVAALLSNVINNLPAILALLPVVAPMGPGPVLAALIGVNLGPNLTYVGSLATLLWRRIVHDHGTEPELGEFTRLGLLTVPATLAASTVALWAVLSL
- a CDS encoding MMPL family transporter, translating into MAALARWCVSHRLVVVLLWLTALVGTSAAAAVAGSAYSNDYEAPGTESGRATQLLNENFSGLGGDSDTVVWHVEGSTVRAADVEKTMSNTLDELAGLPGVASVGSPYKAGGTGGISADGHTAYATVTFEKQADDIPKGQAQAVVDTARAAEDDGPDGLEVELGGSAVALTESTSAHTSEIIGVVVAAVVLFLAFGSLAAAALPIATALVSVGTAYAGIVLLGHAMTVADFAPMLGMLVGLGVGIDYALFIVTRHRKGLKRGLPVAEAAERAVATTGRAVVFAGATVCIALLGMLMLGLSFLNGVAIAASVTVLLTVAASVTLLPGLLSFIGMRALSRRERRRLADHGPEPELPTGLAARWAAFVERRPKLLGALAVAVIAVLSLPTFFLHLGTSDQGNGPASSTTRQAYDLLADGFGPGVNGPLTLVTQVDGAKDKAALAKLTSELRATDGVASVSRVTYNADDSAAHVTVVPTSSPQSERTSELVDRLRADVVPAAEADSTLDVQVGGVTASYDDFAEVIVGKLPLFVGVVVGLGCALLLLAFRSVGIPLKAAAMNVAAVAAAFGVVVAIFQWGWGSELLGLGRSGPIEPFLPVIMVSVLFGLSMDYQVFLVSRMYEEWLETGDNRRAVRVGLAETSRVINSAAVIMISVFLAFVLSGDRVIAMFGIALAVAVAVDAFILRTLLVPALMHMLGGANWWLPTWLDRRLPRLSIEPPECRAAAGARIPVQRRATNGALDELVTEETDVRDPAG
- a CDS encoding GNAT family N-acetyltransferase, yielding MYAIPLGEDGAAELRPLEPWHAEEFLAHMDRGREFIGQFIPFGATATDLASTRDLLQKHADATAAGTRAYHGIWLDGTLVGGVLALNFDAENGNCEVGCWLEPSAAGRGLITRAMRHLIDWAVEERGIHRVEWVAASENTPSLNVARRLGFTKEGVLRESFPWRGKRHDREVWSVLAPEWRSARSGHRKR